In the Alkaliphilus oremlandii OhILAs genome, one interval contains:
- a CDS encoding DUF1622 domain-containing protein — protein sequence MLHHLIELVVPNIIYLLELFGVFIITLTAIKCFIRYAMRGFDLSDDVIKIELARALSLGLTFLLGGEILSTMFAKDLKQIYVIVGIVVIRVAITYVLHWEISSDMDHCNSFATLKERVACRQDVLQQKLENKH from the coding sequence ATGTTGCATCACTTAATCGAATTGGTAGTACCTAATATCATTTATCTATTGGAGCTTTTCGGTGTATTTATCATCACACTTACCGCAATCAAATGTTTTATTCGATATGCTATGAGAGGCTTTGATCTAAGCGATGATGTTATAAAAATCGAACTTGCAAGAGCCTTATCCTTAGGCCTTACTTTCTTATTAGGTGGAGAAATCCTATCTACAATGTTTGCTAAAGATTTAAAACAAATTTATGTAATTGTTGGTATCGTTGTAATAAGAGTAGCGATCACTTATGTACTTCATTGGGAAATCTCATCCGATATGGACCATTGCAATTCCTTTGCAACATTAAAAGAGAGAGTTGCTTGTAGACAAGATGTTCTTCAACAAAAATTAGAAAATAAGCACTAA